In Lentibacillus amyloliquefaciens, one DNA window encodes the following:
- the dapB gene encoding 4-hydroxy-tetrahydrodipicolinate reductase yields the protein MQTGIIIAGPRGKMGSEAVRMVNNEETFKLIACIDRKNGGKTLNDIESLPNLDVPIFEDPEKCFQETEADVLIDLTVAEAGYEHTKLALLYSVRPVVGTSGFSRDQIAALEDLSETHGIGCIIAPNFAVGAVLMMQFAKTAAKYLPDVEIIEKHHDQKLDAPSGTAVKTANLMEETRQSKQQGHPDEEEKLEGARGAESDGIHIHSVRLPGLVAHQEVLFGGPGQTLTIKHDSYNRASFMEGVKLSVNKVMGLNKLIYGLENLLE from the coding sequence ATGCAAACTGGAATTATTATCGCAGGACCGCGTGGGAAAATGGGCTCAGAAGCTGTCCGGATGGTGAATAATGAAGAAACATTCAAACTTATTGCCTGTATCGACCGGAAAAACGGTGGCAAAACATTAAACGACATTGAAAGCCTTCCAAATTTGGACGTGCCAATATTTGAGGATCCAGAAAAATGCTTTCAGGAAACAGAAGCAGATGTATTAATCGATTTAACTGTAGCTGAAGCCGGATACGAACACACAAAATTGGCACTCCTGTATAGTGTGCGTCCGGTAGTGGGCACGTCCGGGTTTTCCAGGGATCAGATTGCTGCATTGGAGGATTTATCGGAGACACACGGAATCGGCTGTATCATCGCACCTAACTTTGCAGTCGGTGCAGTTCTTATGATGCAATTTGCTAAAACGGCAGCGAAATACTTACCCGATGTTGAAATTATTGAAAAGCATCATGACCAAAAATTGGACGCGCCCTCAGGCACAGCCGTCAAAACGGCCAACTTGATGGAAGAGACACGGCAAAGCAAACAGCAAGGACACCCGGATGAAGAAGAAAAACTTGAAGGGGCCAGGGGTGCTGAATCTGACGGTATCCACATCCACAGTGTCAGACTTCCGGGACTCGTCGCCCACCAGGAAGTTCTATTTGGCGGACCAGGCCAGACGTTGACAATTAAGCATGACTCGTATAATCGTGCCTCCTTTATGGAAGGCGTAAAACTTTCGGTCAATAAAGTCATGGGGTTAAATAAACTGATATACGGTCTGGAGAATCTGCTTGAATAG
- a CDS encoding nucleotide pyrophosphohydrolase yields MKIEEPNFNTNQIQQRVDDYITQFKEGYFSPLSLMARLSEETGELAREVNHYYGEKPKKSTEKEKTIEAELGDIIFVLSCFANSLDIDLSEAFDSSMQKIETRDKDRWTHKD; encoded by the coding sequence ATGAAAATAGAAGAACCGAACTTTAACACAAACCAAATTCAGCAAAGAGTCGATGATTATATCACCCAGTTTAAAGAAGGCTACTTTTCGCCCTTGAGTCTAATGGCCAGGCTCAGTGAAGAAACAGGCGAACTGGCACGGGAAGTCAATCATTATTACGGTGAAAAACCTAAAAAATCCACCGAAAAAGAAAAAACGATAGAAGCAGAACTTGGTGATATCATATTTGTTTTAAGCTGTTTCGCCAATTCACTTGATATTGATCTATCCGAGGCATTTGATTCCTCGATGCAAAAAATCGAAACGCGCGATAAAGATCGCTGGACACATAAAGATTAA
- a CDS encoding YitT family protein: MIFGLKIKNLFFILVGSAIFSFGIVHFNMQNNLGEGGFTGITLLFYFLWGWDPAISNIVLNVPIFFIGWKYLGRNTFIYTIIGTLAVSLFLAIFQIEPFVVDLKSDMTLAALFAGAFIGVGLGIIFRYGGTTGGVDIIARLVNNYAGWSMGRTMFLFDFVVIATSIAAYLDMVQGMYTLLAVYIGARVIDFIQEGAYSARGATIISSQSDKIAYAIINGMDRGVTILDGRGSFTGEKRDVLYCIVGRNEIVRLKNLINEIDPHAFVAMSSVHDVLGEGFTLDENKNPID; this comes from the coding sequence ATGATTTTTGGCTTAAAGATTAAAAATTTATTCTTTATCCTGGTTGGCTCTGCCATCTTTTCATTTGGAATTGTTCATTTTAACATGCAGAACAACTTGGGAGAAGGCGGTTTCACCGGAATAACACTGCTTTTTTATTTTTTATGGGGATGGGATCCTGCCATCTCCAATATTGTGCTTAATGTGCCGATCTTTTTTATCGGCTGGAAGTATCTTGGACGCAATACGTTTATTTATACGATAATAGGTACTCTGGCAGTATCTCTATTTCTGGCGATTTTTCAAATTGAACCTTTTGTGGTTGATCTCAAATCAGATATGACCCTGGCAGCATTGTTTGCCGGTGCGTTTATTGGGGTGGGGCTGGGTATTATTTTCCGTTATGGCGGTACCACAGGCGGTGTCGATATTATAGCAAGGCTTGTTAATAATTATGCCGGATGGAGTATGGGAAGGACCATGTTTCTATTTGATTTTGTTGTTATCGCAACATCCATTGCGGCTTATCTTGATATGGTCCAGGGGATGTACACTTTATTAGCTGTCTATATTGGTGCAAGAGTTATTGACTTCATCCAGGAAGGTGCATATTCAGCACGCGGTGCGACGATTATTTCGAGTCAAAGCGACAAAATAGCCTATGCCATTATTAATGGGATGGATCGGGGTGTGACAATACTTGATGGTCGTGGCAGTTTTACCGGTGAAAAACGGGATGTTCTTTATTGTATTGTTGGGCGAAATGAAATTGTGCGACTGAAAAATTTAATAAATGAGATCGATCCCCACGCATTTGTAGCCATGAGTTCGGTTCACGATGTCCTTGGAGAAGGGTTTACATTGGATGAAAATAAAAACCCGATCGATTGA
- a CDS encoding sporulation protein YpjB produces MKFTKRRLIAIIGIFIYMCFSAPITASAERYFPIAAKSTENVNMIPFYWIIGIVGGSIAITLTYVSWRKYRGERKKQTDDDSNN; encoded by the coding sequence ATGAAATTCACAAAGCGTAGGCTGATTGCCATTATCGGGATATTCATATATATGTGTTTTTCAGCACCAATCACCGCTTCAGCCGAGCGATATTTTCCAATAGCGGCAAAATCCACTGAAAATGTAAATATGATTCCTTTTTATTGGATAATAGGAATTGTCGGTGGGTCGATTGCCATTACATTAACCTATGTAAGCTGGCGAAAATATAGAGGGGAAAGAAAAAAACAAACTGATGACGATTCAAATAATTGA
- a CDS encoding tetratricopeptide repeat protein produces the protein MDTTIMEAVNLMESKQSDKAIALLEDYLPKADDEDKFTIAELFVQWGFLAEATDILEELSQRFPKESEIKIMLSDVYIEQGNDEEAINLLNEVTEDDPDYVQALMQLADLYQAQGLFEVAEQKLLAAKQVEPNETIIDFALGELLFSTGDYQQAITYYEKILPFAKEIANVSINDRLAEAHAASGDYEIALETYQDIDSEDPDTLFKYGFTALHAGRRDIAIKAWEHVIEQDMYYHTAYYQLAKAYEDEEMINEAYDTAKQGIQVDEFNKELYFFAGSMAHQLGNDEESEHWVREAVTLDPDYKEAILFLIELFKQQEKEESIVELITEIHNMGASDPLYEWELARAYNETESYKDALKHYQEAYNSLKHDSDFLKEYGYFLTEEGRIDTAIQIFELYLQQQPLDADIDEYLQRLKETKNT, from the coding sequence ATGGACACGACCATCATGGAAGCCGTTAATCTCATGGAATCCAAACAATCTGATAAGGCAATCGCATTGCTTGAAGATTATTTGCCTAAAGCCGATGATGAGGATAAATTCACCATTGCTGAGCTGTTTGTACAATGGGGCTTTTTAGCTGAAGCGACAGATATTTTAGAGGAATTAAGTCAACGTTTCCCGAAAGAAAGTGAAATTAAAATAATGCTTTCGGATGTATACATTGAACAGGGTAATGATGAAGAAGCAATCAATTTACTTAACGAGGTAACAGAAGATGACCCTGACTATGTTCAGGCACTCATGCAGCTGGCTGATTTATATCAGGCCCAAGGGTTGTTTGAAGTAGCTGAACAGAAACTTCTTGCTGCCAAACAAGTTGAGCCGAATGAAACAATCATCGATTTCGCTCTCGGGGAATTGCTGTTTTCAACAGGGGATTATCAGCAAGCCATCACATATTATGAAAAAATACTCCCGTTTGCCAAAGAAATTGCGAATGTTTCAATTAATGACCGATTGGCAGAAGCCCATGCAGCATCCGGTGACTATGAAATTGCCCTTGAAACATATCAGGATATTGACAGTGAAGACCCGGATACGCTGTTCAAATACGGTTTTACCGCCTTGCATGCAGGACGCCGTGATATAGCCATTAAGGCATGGGAACATGTCATTGAACAGGATATGTATTACCATACAGCCTATTACCAGTTGGCCAAAGCATATGAGGACGAAGAGATGATTAATGAGGCATATGATACAGCCAAGCAGGGGATTCAGGTGGACGAATTTAATAAAGAGCTATATTTTTTCGCAGGATCGATGGCTCACCAACTGGGCAACGATGAAGAAAGTGAACATTGGGTGAGAGAAGCTGTAACCCTTGATCCTGATTATAAGGAAGCCATTTTATTTTTAATTGAACTATTTAAGCAACAGGAAAAAGAAGAAAGTATTGTTGAGTTAATTACTGAAATTCATAACATGGGTGCCAGTGACCCGCTTTATGAATGGGAGCTTGCCCGCGCATACAATGAGACAGAATCATATAAAGATGCATTAAAACATTACCAGGAAGCATATAATAGCTTAAAACACGACAGTGATTTCCTTAAAGAATACGGTTATTTTCTGACTGAGGAAGGGAGAATCGATACTGCCATCCAAATATTTGAATTGTATTTGCAACAACAGCCGCTTGATGCAGATATCGATGAGTACCTGCAGCGCTTGAAGGAAACAAAAAATACCTAG
- the bshA gene encoding N-acetyl-alpha-D-glucosaminyl L-malate synthase BshA codes for MKKIGITCYPTVGGSGIIATELGMMMAEKGYEIHFITSSLPFRLNRIHPNIYYHEVELNHYPVFQYPPFDLTLANKMAEVIDQEQLDILHVHYAMPHAICAILAQDIAEHDVKIVTTLHGTDITVLGIDHSLKKMIRHGIDKSDAVTAVSHSLVQQTRDVVGTNKAIEVIYNFVNESEYVKVPADSIRREYGIEPGEKVMIHISNFRKVKRVQDVIYTFKKVHEKIDSKLVLVGDGPEYSEMHQLVATLGISDSVLFLGKQKNVNELLSISDLKLLMSEKESFGLVLLEAMSCEVPCIGTNTGGIPEVIQHGSTGYIVETGDTVQAAAHAINLLQNEERLEQFSKNALKHARKNFFSNDIVEQYIDLYDKLLQ; via the coding sequence ATGAAAAAAATTGGTATAACATGCTATCCCACGGTGGGAGGTTCGGGTATAATTGCAACAGAACTTGGAATGATGATGGCTGAAAAGGGATATGAAATTCATTTTATCACCTCCAGTCTCCCATTTCGTTTAAATCGCATTCATCCCAATATTTATTATCATGAGGTGGAACTCAACCATTATCCGGTATTTCAATATCCGCCTTTTGATCTGACACTTGCTAATAAAATGGCAGAGGTCATCGACCAGGAACAACTCGATATCCTGCACGTCCATTATGCAATGCCCCATGCAATTTGTGCTATCCTTGCTCAGGATATTGCTGAACACGACGTCAAGATTGTTACAACACTGCATGGAACTGATATAACGGTACTCGGAATTGATCATTCGCTTAAAAAAATGATCAGACATGGCATTGACAAGTCCGATGCTGTTACGGCCGTATCACACAGCCTTGTTCAGCAAACACGGGATGTTGTCGGTACGAATAAAGCTATCGAGGTCATTTATAATTTTGTCAACGAATCGGAATATGTGAAAGTCCCTGCAGACTCAATTCGAAGGGAATATGGTATAGAACCGGGCGAGAAAGTCATGATCCATATTTCAAATTTCCGTAAAGTAAAACGTGTTCAGGATGTCATTTATACATTTAAGAAAGTACACGAGAAAATCGATTCAAAACTAGTGCTGGTCGGTGATGGGCCTGAGTATTCAGAAATGCATCAACTCGTAGCAACATTAGGTATAAGTGACAGTGTTTTATTTTTAGGCAAACAAAAAAATGTCAATGAGTTACTGTCCATTTCTGATTTAAAGTTGCTTATGTCTGAAAAAGAAAGTTTTGGTCTGGTCCTGCTGGAAGCAATGTCATGTGAAGTACCTTGTATCGGGACAAACACCGGTGGTATCCCTGAAGTGATCCAACACGGTTCAACCGGCTACATTGTGGAGACAGGCGATACAGTTCAGGCTGCAGCACATGCGATTAACTTGCTGCAAAATGAGGAACGGCTTGAGCAATTCTCAAAAAATGCTTTAAAACATGCACGAAAAAATTTCTTCTCAAACGACATTGTGGAACAGTATATAGATTTATATGATAAATTGCTTCAATAA
- a CDS encoding ReoY family proteolytic degradation factor: protein MQTPVSAKDKKSFIQWFLNHYQLKKRESVWILNYIVNHQSLLSNVHFVREAKFCPRGLIMTAYCSDQVSFRFYKKQLVTTDAEKAFHEIRMNQEEPLYIQLNFNKSHQSSIYAAVLVENPFIPDDYFITEQDQESAKRLLNKMLFDQQDKSLRKQIDKALDKRDRSTFNDLTKRLYQLNNMDENQPF, encoded by the coding sequence ATGCAAACGCCGGTTTCTGCGAAAGATAAAAAGAGTTTTATTCAGTGGTTTTTGAATCATTACCAGTTAAAAAAGCGTGAGAGCGTGTGGATCCTTAATTATATCGTCAATCATCAGAGTCTCCTGAGTAATGTGCATTTTGTACGGGAGGCCAAATTTTGTCCAAGAGGTTTGATCATGACAGCTTATTGTTCAGACCAGGTGTCGTTCCGCTTTTACAAAAAGCAGCTCGTAACAACGGATGCTGAAAAAGCATTCCATGAGATACGCATGAATCAAGAGGAGCCTTTATACATTCAATTAAATTTCAATAAGTCGCATCAAAGCAGCATCTATGCGGCAGTTCTCGTTGAAAACCCGTTCATCCCGGATGATTACTTCATAACTGAACAGGATCAGGAATCAGCAAAACGGCTATTAAATAAAATGCTATTTGATCAGCAGGATAAATCGCTTCGAAAACAAATCGATAAAGCTCTGGATAAAAGGGATCGGTCGACGTTTAACGACTTGACCAAAAGACTGTATCAATTGAATAACATGGATGAAAATCAACCTTTTTAA
- the qcrB gene encoding menaquinol-cytochrome c reductase cytochrome b subunit has product MLQKIYDWIDDRVDITPIWRDIADHEVPEHVNPAHHFSAFVYCFGGLTFFVVVIQILSGMFLTMYYVPDIENAWRSVYYLQTEVAHGQIVRGMHHWGASVVVVMLLLHTMRVFFQGAYKKPRELNWMVGVLLFFTVLGLGFTGYLLPWDNKAYFATEVGLNIAADVPIIGEDIKTLLAGDEDIVGAQTLARFFAIHVFFLPAALFALLGAHFILIRRQGISGPL; this is encoded by the coding sequence ATGCTGCAAAAAATTTATGACTGGATAGATGACCGTGTAGACATAACGCCAATATGGCGGGATATCGCAGATCACGAGGTTCCTGAGCATGTTAATCCGGCCCATCACTTTTCAGCCTTTGTATATTGTTTTGGAGGCCTGACATTTTTTGTGGTAGTCATTCAAATACTGTCAGGTATGTTCTTGACAATGTACTACGTTCCGGATATTGAAAATGCATGGCGATCTGTTTATTATTTGCAGACTGAAGTTGCACATGGTCAGATTGTCCGCGGTATGCACCACTGGGGTGCCAGTGTCGTGGTTGTAATGCTGTTATTACATACTATGCGTGTATTCTTCCAAGGCGCATACAAAAAGCCGCGTGAACTTAACTGGATGGTCGGTGTTTTATTGTTTTTCACCGTCTTAGGTTTAGGTTTTACAGGCTATCTGCTCCCTTGGGATAATAAAGCATACTTTGCAACAGAAGTTGGATTGAATATTGCAGCGGATGTTCCGATAATTGGAGAAGATATTAAAACATTGCTCGCTGGTGATGAGGATATTGTTGGTGCTCAAACACTGGCAAGATTCTTTGCAATCCACGTCTTTTTCTTGCCTGCTGCATTATTCGCCTTGTTGGGTGCACATTTTATATTAATACGCAGACAGGGAATATCCGGACCACTATGA
- a CDS encoding menaquinol-cytochrome c reductase cytochrome b/c subunit produces MHKGKGMKFVGDSRISAERKPNIPKDYSEYPGRTEAFWPNFLLKEWLAGAVFLVGFLCLTLAHPSPLEGMADPTDAGYIPLPDWYFLFLYELLKYDFASGPYILFGIIIIPGLAFGGLLLAPFLDQGPGRRPHQRPVAVGMMLLGLISTIWLTYESAAGVNWAERAEANKPIPPSEQADIDKEADGYAIFENNCMSCHGEDLQGGSAGPSLIGIDRSAEEIKDIAQNGIGTMPADQFTGSDEELDQLAEFIISVNENQ; encoded by the coding sequence GTGCATAAGGGTAAGGGAATGAAGTTCGTCGGGGACTCCAGAATCTCCGCAGAACGCAAACCGAATATACCAAAAGATTACTCAGAATATCCCGGCAGAACGGAAGCGTTTTGGCCCAATTTCCTGTTAAAAGAGTGGCTGGCAGGCGCTGTGTTTTTAGTTGGCTTTCTTTGTCTGACACTGGCACATCCTTCACCGCTTGAAGGAATGGCGGATCCGACTGATGCCGGTTATATACCTTTGCCGGACTGGTACTTCTTGTTCTTATATGAACTGTTAAAGTATGATTTTGCCAGTGGACCGTATATACTGTTTGGCATCATCATTATCCCTGGATTGGCATTCGGCGGCTTGTTATTAGCTCCTTTCCTGGATCAGGGTCCGGGCAGACGTCCACATCAGCGGCCGGTTGCTGTTGGTATGATGCTTTTAGGGCTAATCTCCACTATCTGGCTCACATATGAGTCGGCAGCAGGGGTTAACTGGGCTGAACGTGCCGAAGCCAATAAACCAATACCGCCATCAGAACAGGCGGATATTGATAAGGAAGCTGACGGTTATGCCATATTTGAAAATAACTGTATGAGCTGTCATGGAGAAGATCTTCAAGGCGGAAGTGCAGGACCATCACTAATTGGTATTGACCGTTCTGCTGAGGAAATTAAAGACATCGCACAGAATGGTATTGGCACAATGCCGGCGGATCAGTTTACAGGGTCAGACGAAGAATTGGATCAGCTGGCTGAGTTCATTATTTCTGTGAACGAAAATCAATAA
- a CDS encoding methylglyoxal synthase, whose translation MNIALIAHDKKKQDIINFTIAYKHVLENHELFATGTTGKMIAEDTGLPVQLFQSGPLGGDQQIGAKIANNEMDAVIFFRDPLTAQPHEPDVSALMRLCDVHLIPLATNPAAAEIMIHSLRTGALEWRQISKERKQEGNN comes from the coding sequence ATGAATATCGCATTAATAGCACACGATAAAAAGAAACAAGATATCATAAATTTCACAATCGCATATAAACACGTTCTAGAAAACCACGAATTATTTGCAACAGGCACGACAGGAAAAATGATTGCTGAAGATACCGGGCTTCCGGTCCAGCTATTTCAATCCGGGCCACTCGGCGGCGACCAGCAGATTGGTGCAAAAATTGCCAATAACGAAATGGATGCTGTTATTTTTTTCAGAGATCCGCTGACGGCTCAGCCGCATGAACCCGATGTAAGTGCACTAATGCGATTATGTGATGTTCATTTGATTCCACTTGCCACCAATCCGGCAGCAGCTGAAATCATGATACATTCACTAAGGACAGGTGCGCTGGAATGGCGTCAAATTTCAAAAGAAAGAAAACAAGAAGGTAATAACTGA
- a CDS encoding DUF1405 domain-containing protein, protein MIKYILMDKRFLLLLFTINFLGTIYGYYWYRSQLSLTPDIFLVFVPDSPTASLFFTIVLVFFLFNKNIPYIEALAVITLFKYGVWAVVMNFLTLLIEGSLGWIGYMLMVSHGAMAVQGLLYTPFYAIKTRHIVVAAIWTLHNDVIDYLFEQMPVYSSVTTYMDEIGYFTFWLSIISIAIAYILTIKLKQSN, encoded by the coding sequence ATGATAAAATACATACTTATGGATAAGCGGTTTTTATTGCTGCTGTTTACCATCAATTTTTTGGGGACCATCTATGGATACTACTGGTATCGCAGTCAATTGTCTCTAACGCCTGATATATTCCTCGTGTTTGTCCCTGACAGCCCAACAGCTAGTTTGTTTTTTACGATCGTTTTGGTCTTTTTTTTGTTTAATAAAAATATACCTTATATTGAAGCGCTTGCTGTTATTACATTATTTAAATACGGTGTGTGGGCGGTCGTTATGAACTTCCTTACATTACTGATTGAAGGTTCATTGGGGTGGATCGGCTATATGCTGATGGTGTCGCATGGTGCAATGGCAGTTCAGGGACTGCTGTATACTCCTTTTTATGCAATCAAAACGCGGCATATTGTTGTTGCAGCTATTTGGACACTGCACAATGATGTAATCGATTATCTATTTGAACAAATGCCCGTATATTCATCAGTAACAACATACATGGATGAAATTGGCTACTTTACGTTCTGGCTGAGCATCATATCGATTGCAATCGCCTACATACTGACCATTAAACTTAAGCAATCGAACTGA
- a CDS encoding ubiquinol-cytochrome c reductase iron-sulfur subunit codes for MSEGKQPVSRRQFLNYTLTGVGGFMAAGLMVSPLRMAIDPVLQEGESEGDFTNVQLAEGDITNEPQRVDWEVEQVDGWYESTVSQTAWVYKDDNGEVVALSPICKHLGCVVSWEGSEEYPERFYCPCHDGLYYKDGMNVPGTPPTAGLDFYEHRIENGMLFLGKVQPRGEA; via the coding sequence ATGAGTGAAGGCAAACAACCAGTGTCCCGTCGACAATTTTTGAACTACACACTAACAGGTGTTGGAGGATTCATGGCAGCAGGCTTAATGGTTTCACCGTTAAGAATGGCTATTGATCCTGTTCTGCAGGAGGGTGAATCTGAAGGTGATTTCACCAATGTTCAGCTTGCTGAAGGTGATATCACTAATGAACCTCAGCGGGTAGATTGGGAAGTTGAGCAAGTGGACGGCTGGTATGAATCCACTGTAAGTCAGACAGCATGGGTTTATAAAGATGACAACGGAGAAGTCGTTGCCCTTTCCCCGATTTGTAAACACCTTGGCTGTGTTGTTTCTTGGGAAGGCAGTGAAGAATATCCGGAGCGGTTTTATTGCCCGTGTCATGATGGGCTGTATTATAAGGACGGCATGAATGTTCCGGGAACACCGCCTACTGCGGGATTGGATTTTTACGAACATAGAATTGAAAATGGAATGTTGTTCCTGGGTAAAGTACAACCGAGAGGGGAGGCTTAA
- a CDS encoding IS1182 family transposase translates to MFKHYNMNQVVLPLDLEIKIEENDIAYAVNDVVETIPDDAFTGFRRETGYPAYHPRMMMKIILCAYTQSVFSGRKIEGLLHDSVRMMWLAQGYEPTYRTINRFRVHPEVKELLRQCFVQFRCQLVQEKQIDEEAIFIDGTKIEANANKYTFVWRKAIEKHSAKLVEKSNQMYDELLENEIIPEIERESEDELSTDELRQIAEKLDEKVEAYDKEIEAREKGSERKQLRSERKAPKQYRKRFRDFVVRKQKYKQDMKIFGERNSYSKTDHDATFMRMKDDHMRNGQLKAGYNVQLATEGQYALAYDVFPNPTDTRTFVPFLDHIEEGYFELPKYIVADAGYGSEQNYEDVLENRERTPLITYNQYRKEKKKKYRNNPFHSANWEYNTENDYFICPNDQKVTFRYLSQRTDRYGYTRTFRVYECEDCSGCPLRSQCTKAKEGNNRKIYYNAKWESQKAYTRQQLSEEETGEVYGRRKIDVEPVFGFLKANLRFPRFSVRGQEKVKNELGFAFMAVNLRKYTAQKTNPTLDDNNHLNQKGSNHQKLMIGTFFKSFLASYVPASCIIVMNILFAAQSIKHDKPDQFSHSNQCSCNVCQSSSVQHFFRWPFLIVSDNAC, encoded by the coding sequence ATGTTTAAACATTATAACATGAATCAAGTGGTTTTGCCTTTAGATTTAGAAATAAAAATAGAGGAAAATGATATTGCCTATGCCGTCAATGACGTCGTGGAAACTATCCCGGATGATGCCTTCACAGGTTTCCGGCGCGAAACAGGCTACCCAGCTTATCATCCGCGCATGATGATGAAGATTATTTTATGTGCTTACACGCAATCTGTTTTCTCCGGCAGAAAGATCGAAGGATTACTACATGACAGTGTCCGTATGATGTGGCTGGCTCAGGGATATGAACCAACGTATCGCACCATCAATCGATTTCGTGTGCATCCAGAGGTTAAAGAGTTATTGCGTCAATGCTTCGTCCAATTCCGCTGCCAGCTTGTACAGGAAAAACAGATTGATGAAGAAGCGATTTTCATCGATGGGACCAAGATTGAAGCGAATGCCAATAAATACACATTTGTTTGGCGGAAAGCGATAGAGAAACACAGCGCCAAATTGGTGGAGAAGTCTAATCAAATGTATGATGAATTGCTGGAAAACGAAATTATCCCGGAGATTGAACGGGAAAGCGAGGACGAATTATCCACCGATGAACTCAGGCAAATAGCTGAGAAACTGGATGAGAAAGTCGAAGCGTATGACAAAGAGATTGAGGCACGTGAAAAAGGAAGCGAACGGAAACAGCTTCGTTCCGAACGTAAAGCACCGAAACAATACCGCAAACGGTTCAGGGACTTTGTCGTGCGCAAACAGAAATATAAGCAGGACATGAAAATTTTCGGGGAACGCAACAGTTACTCCAAGACAGACCATGATGCCACGTTTATGCGCATGAAAGATGACCATATGAGGAACGGCCAGCTGAAAGCAGGTTATAATGTGCAGCTTGCGACAGAGGGTCAATACGCGCTCGCTTACGATGTATTCCCAAACCCGACGGACACACGTACTTTCGTTCCTTTCCTGGATCATATTGAGGAAGGTTACTTTGAGCTGCCTAAGTATATTGTGGCTGACGCAGGTTATGGCAGTGAACAAAATTACGAAGACGTCCTCGAGAACCGGGAACGCACGCCCCTGATTACATACAACCAATACCGGAAAGAAAAGAAAAAGAAATACAGAAATAACCCTTTCCATTCCGCCAATTGGGAATATAACACGGAAAACGATTATTTTATCTGCCCGAATGACCAAAAAGTAACATTCCGTTACCTATCCCAACGAACAGACCGGTACGGCTATACACGGACCTTCAGAGTTTACGAGTGTGAGGACTGTTCAGGGTGCCCACTGCGTTCCCAATGCACCAAAGCGAAGGAAGGGAATAACCGGAAAATTTATTATAACGCGAAGTGGGAAAGCCAAAAAGCCTACACAAGACAACAGCTTTCGGAAGAAGAAACTGGCGAAGTTTACGGGCGACGTAAAATCGATGTGGAGCCAGTCTTCGGATTTCTGAAGGCTAATTTGCGTTTCCCGCGTTTCTCAGTCAGGGGGCAGGAGAAAGTGAAAAATGAATTAGGATTTGCATTCATGGCGGTGAACTTGAGAAAGTACACCGCCCAAAAGACAAATCCTACCTTAGATGATAACAACCATTTAAATCAAAAAGGTTCCAACCATCAAAAACTGATGATTGGAACCTTTTTTAAGTCATTTTTGGCTAGTTATGTCCCAGCCTCTTGCATTATTGTGATGAATATTTTATTCGCTGCTCAAAGCATAAAGCATGATAAACCGGACCAGTTCAGCCACAGCAACCAGTGCAGCTGCAACGTATGTCAAAGCAGCAGCGTTCAGCACTTTTTTCGTTGGCCGTTCCTCATTGTTTCGGATAATGCCTGTTGA